The following proteins are encoded in a genomic region of Fibrobacter sp.:
- a CDS encoding SpoIIE family protein phosphatase, whose protein sequence is MSSKKSSESDAPAIGFLTESVNSLYQSRIWIGVSDEAVKRGYSLICYAGGSLNVSSWDPFEPQRNSIYNHIDVHKLKGLVISGSLGNFISPAEFNEFLSKFKDIPLVCLGPRVQGIPSVIVDNTSGMRELISHLVEDHNCKKIAFVRGPEGNQEAEQRLKIFREVLLEHGVRPDPDLIMPGDFSRDAGARAVYQLLDRDGLSFEALVGANDDTALGALKAFQERHIRVPDEVMVVGFDDIEESCFSAPPLTTVRQPLYEMGSKAVETLIGLIEGRSAPETIVVPATITIRQSCGCFRLEKTRDGLFQKLSGLSQEHKELFFREVASVMERARMNAVEAIDDNVVREFSDSFIGEISGEKPGGFLPVLSRVAWSLALAGGDTPGLLKAITVMRQLATAIFDGGIPGHIEEIFQKANMAIADSAARAQAHRRLDAERQSTLLRAAGQSIASAFDFSHLQEVIAAELSKLEINNCWISLYTEPKSPLKKLRVFLSLGQAMPIEGPEFEAPDLVPAGMIGTGTRSLLVEPLFFREDQIGIAVFEVRKCRDGFTYEILRQHISSALKGAILMKKVQEQALALEVANQQLQKLREAEHAYLEAIKHELELGREIQGSFLPRGLPEIDHWEIHPAFQPAREVSGDFYDVFKLPDGKIVLVISDVSGKDVGAALFMALINTLIRALTEQALSGATHPLDAVNLTNKYVINHHYGNNGRYMYATLFMGILDPERNVITYVNAGHNPPAVVSAQGGVRKWIETTGPAVGIVPDGQFSHNEIALEPGEMLFCYTDGVTEARGPEGAFFTKNKLNSILQVPVGSATEAVKNVEEAVKEHCAGQPPYDDITMLAVRRKI, encoded by the coding sequence TTGTCAAGCAAAAAAAGCTCGGAATCGGATGCTCCGGCTATAGGTTTTCTGACCGAGAGCGTTAACAGTCTTTACCAGTCCAGGATCTGGATCGGTGTATCGGATGAGGCGGTAAAAAGAGGGTATTCTCTGATCTGTTATGCCGGTGGTTCTCTCAATGTTTCCTCATGGGACCCTTTTGAACCTCAGAGAAATAGCATCTACAATCACATAGATGTCCATAAGCTTAAAGGGCTTGTCATTTCCGGGTCACTGGGGAATTTTATTTCTCCGGCAGAATTCAATGAATTCCTTAGTAAATTCAAAGACATTCCTCTTGTTTGTCTGGGACCGAGAGTTCAAGGCATCCCATCGGTGATTGTCGATAATACCTCAGGGATGAGGGAGCTTATCTCTCATCTGGTCGAGGATCATAACTGCAAAAAGATCGCTTTTGTGAGGGGGCCTGAGGGAAATCAGGAAGCCGAGCAGAGGCTTAAGATTTTCCGTGAGGTTCTTCTTGAACATGGTGTCAGGCCGGATCCGGACCTGATAATGCCGGGGGATTTCAGCAGGGATGCAGGAGCCAGGGCTGTTTATCAGCTTCTGGACCGTGACGGGCTCTCTTTTGAGGCACTGGTGGGTGCAAATGATGACACCGCACTGGGTGCGCTCAAGGCTTTTCAGGAGCGCCATATCAGGGTTCCGGATGAGGTGATGGTGGTCGGGTTCGATGATATCGAAGAGAGCTGTTTTTCCGCGCCTCCACTTACAACAGTAAGGCAGCCTCTTTATGAGATGGGCAGCAAGGCAGTAGAGACACTTATCGGCCTGATAGAGGGTAGAAGTGCCCCGGAGACAATTGTAGTCCCTGCAACTATCACAATAAGACAATCCTGCGGGTGTTTTCGCCTGGAGAAAACCAGGGATGGGCTCTTCCAGAAGTTATCGGGACTTTCCCAGGAGCACAAAGAGTTGTTCTTCAGGGAAGTGGCATCGGTGATGGAGAGGGCCAGGATGAATGCTGTGGAGGCCATAGATGACAACGTGGTGAGGGAGTTTTCCGATTCTTTCATAGGCGAGATTTCCGGAGAAAAGCCGGGAGGGTTTCTGCCGGTTTTAAGCAGAGTTGCCTGGTCTCTTGCACTTGCCGGAGGGGATACGCCGGGACTTCTGAAGGCGATCACGGTCATGCGTCAATTAGCCACCGCTATCTTTGACGGGGGGATCCCGGGGCATATCGAGGAGATATTCCAGAAGGCAAATATGGCAATAGCGGATTCTGCCGCAAGAGCCCAGGCTCATCGCAGGCTCGATGCTGAGCGGCAATCGACGCTGCTAAGAGCTGCCGGCCAGTCTATCGCATCAGCTTTCGATTTCAGCCATCTTCAGGAGGTTATCGCCGCGGAACTCTCCAAGCTGGAGATTAACAACTGCTGGATCTCGCTTTATACAGAGCCGAAGTCTCCCTTGAAGAAGCTAAGGGTTTTCCTTTCGCTTGGACAGGCGATGCCGATAGAGGGACCGGAGTTTGAGGCTCCGGATCTTGTTCCTGCAGGTATGATAGGTACTGGAACCAGATCGCTTCTTGTGGAGCCGCTGTTTTTCAGGGAAGATCAGATTGGGATTGCGGTGTTTGAGGTCAGGAAATGCCGTGATGGATTTACTTATGAGATACTGCGTCAGCATATAAGCAGTGCGCTGAAGGGTGCGATACTGATGAAAAAAGTGCAGGAGCAGGCTCTTGCGCTCGAGGTCGCAAACCAGCAGTTGCAGAAACTCAGGGAGGCGGAGCACGCTTATCTGGAGGCTATAAAGCATGAGCTTGAGCTTGGACGGGAGATTCAGGGTAGTTTTCTCCCCAGGGGGCTTCCTGAGATAGATCACTGGGAGATTCATCCTGCTTTCCAACCCGCACGGGAGGTCTCGGGAGATTTTTACGATGTATTCAAGTTGCCGGATGGAAAGATCGTGCTTGTCATCTCAGATGTGTCGGGTAAAGATGTAGGAGCGGCGCTTTTCATGGCACTTATAAATACCCTGATCAGGGCTCTTACAGAGCAGGCTTTATCCGGTGCGACACATCCCCTGGATGCTGTAAACCTGACAAACAAGTATGTGATAAATCATCACTACGGAAACAACGGCAGATACATGTATGCTACGCTGTTTATGGGGATTCTCGATCCGGAACGCAATGTGATAACCTATGTAAATGCCGGGCATAATCCTCCTGCTGTTGTCAGTGCGCAGGGAGGAGTAAGAAAGTGGATCGAGACGACTGGTCCCGCGGTAGGAATTGTTCCTGACGGGCAGTTTTCGCACAATGAGATTGCGCTTGAACCGGGGGAGATGCTTTTCTGCTACACAGATGGTGTGACTGAGGCCAGGGGTCCTGAAGGGGCGTTTTTCACTAAAAACAAGCTGAATTCTATACTTCAGGTGCCGGTTGGCTCAGCTACTGAGGCTGTAAAGAATGTTGAAGAGGCAGTTAAAGAGCATTGCGCCGGTCAGCCGCCCTACGATGATATAACCATGCTGGCGGTTCGCAGGAAGATTTAA
- a CDS encoding transposase, translated as MGIKTRESIDGQPSFAPSLLLKIWLYVSYGKINSCRKLERMCKRDIALLWLTGMNSPDHNTFWRFFSENKKAIKEFSKHR; from the coding sequence ATGGGAATTAAAACACGTGAAAGTATTGATGGGCAACCCAGTTTTGCTCCATCATTACTTCTTAAGATCTGGCTTTACGTCTCTTACGGAAAAATAAACAGTTGTAGGAAATTGGAACGGATGTGCAAACGTGATATTGCACTCCTTTGGTTAACAGGAATGAATTCTCCTGACCATAACACTTTCTGGAGATTCTTCTCCGAAAATAAGAAGGCAATTAAGGAATTTTCAAAACATCGGTAA